The following proteins come from a genomic window of Flavobacteriaceae bacterium MAR_2010_188:
- a CDS encoding hydrophobic/amphiphilic exporter-1, HAE1 family, which produces MLKTFIERPVLSTVISIIIVILGVLGLTTLSITQYPDIAPPTISVSASYPGANAETILESVIIPLEEQINGVEGMTYLTSTASNSGTASITVFFDQDVDPDIAAVNVQNRVARANPLLPTAVIQSGVTTQKQQTSALMYMSFYTTNKDYDDTFIQNYLKINVIPELQRVNGVGDVNVFGSKDYAMRIWLQPEKLAAYGLIPSDVTAALREQSLEAAAGSLGENNGEAFSYVIKYGGRFKTEEQYGAIIVKALDNGQYLRLNDIAKIELGAQSYGSTSSTFGYPAVNLGIFQTKGSNARDIIVEIEKRLEIVKSELPKGIEIFVPYNTNNFLNASIEKVVSTLIEAFLLVFLVVFIFLQDFRSTLIPAIAVPVSIIGTFFFLNLFGYSINLLTLFALVLAIGIVVDDAIVVVEAVHAKIDNGETDPKKATVEAMHEISGAIVSITLVMAAVFIPVTFVQGPTGVFYEQFGVTLIVAIIISAVNALTLSPALCALFLKGHDEHDTSKKPKFLKRFFNGFNRGFNATVKKYGRSVHFLYRNKWITVVILLLSIVGIWWSSSVVKTGFVPDEDRGIVFLNVELPPGSSIDRTHAVNMELYNKIEQIPGVKGGSVIEGRSFLGGSGSNYGLGFVRLEDWDERGADSMSLESITAKMFGVAATIPEANIVFFAPPSIPGFGRSTGVEVNLLDKSGGSFTDLDQVNQDFIAKLSERPEIQYAQSSFNTKYPQYELELNVPRAKELGVSISSIFSTLQGYIGSVFAADFSRFGKQYRVYVQALPEDRADVDNLDALYVRTDSGQMTPITEFITLKRVYGPQSVTRFNLFNSTTVTAAMNPGFSTGDGIKAIEDVTKSLPVNYTTAYSGLTREEVNAGNQTTTIFLLSLVFVYFLLAAQYESYLLPLSVILSLPLGVYGAYITTQLTGLQNNIYFQIALIMLLGLLAKNAILIVEFAIQRRRRGESILDAAINGAEARLRPILMTSFAFIFGLTPLVFANGVGAAGNRSIGTGAVGGLLIGTIVGVFVIPMLFMLFQWLQEKISGKPAIIAETNQTDRL; this is translated from the coding sequence ATGTTAAAAACATTTATAGAGCGTCCGGTTCTTTCAACAGTTATTTCTATAATCATAGTTATTCTCGGTGTGCTGGGATTAACAACTTTATCTATCACTCAGTACCCTGATATTGCTCCTCCTACGATTAGCGTGAGTGCAAGTTATCCTGGAGCCAACGCCGAAACAATTCTCGAAAGCGTTATTATTCCTTTAGAAGAACAGATCAATGGAGTTGAGGGGATGACGTATTTAACCTCTACGGCTTCTAATTCTGGAACAGCCTCCATTACCGTATTCTTTGATCAGGATGTAGATCCAGATATTGCCGCAGTGAACGTTCAGAATCGGGTAGCACGAGCTAATCCTCTCTTGCCAACAGCGGTTATACAGAGTGGTGTTACGACCCAAAAGCAGCAAACATCAGCGTTGATGTATATGTCGTTCTACACGACCAATAAAGATTACGACGATACATTTATTCAGAATTACTTAAAAATTAATGTGATTCCAGAACTCCAAAGGGTTAATGGTGTTGGAGATGTAAACGTATTTGGTTCTAAGGATTATGCGATGAGAATCTGGCTTCAACCAGAAAAACTTGCCGCGTACGGACTTATTCCATCAGATGTCACGGCTGCTCTTAGAGAACAGAGCTTAGAAGCTGCGGCGGGTTCGTTAGGTGAAAATAATGGTGAAGCTTTCAGCTATGTTATAAAATACGGTGGAAGATTTAAAACCGAAGAACAATACGGCGCTATCATTGTAAAGGCGCTAGATAATGGTCAATATCTTCGGTTGAACGATATTGCTAAAATTGAACTAGGTGCACAATCCTACGGATCAACCTCGAGCACGTTCGGTTATCCCGCAGTAAATCTCGGAATTTTTCAGACCAAAGGTTCTAATGCGCGTGATATTATTGTTGAAATTGAAAAAAGATTAGAGATTGTAAAATCAGAACTTCCAAAGGGAATTGAAATTTTTGTCCCATACAATACCAACAACTTTTTAAATGCCTCCATCGAAAAAGTTGTTAGTACTCTTATTGAAGCTTTCCTTTTGGTTTTTCTGGTTGTTTTTATATTTCTACAGGATTTTAGATCGACCTTGATTCCTGCGATTGCAGTGCCGGTTTCTATTATCGGGACTTTCTTCTTTTTAAATCTTTTTGGCTACTCCATAAATCTTTTAACTCTTTTTGCTCTTGTACTAGCAATTGGTATCGTGGTAGATGATGCGATTGTCGTTGTTGAAGCGGTCCATGCCAAGATAGACAATGGAGAAACTGACCCTAAAAAGGCGACTGTAGAAGCGATGCACGAAATTTCTGGAGCAATTGTTTCTATTACTTTGGTCATGGCGGCTGTATTTATACCAGTAACCTTTGTACAAGGACCAACCGGGGTTTTTTACGAGCAATTCGGAGTGACTTTGATTGTTGCAATCATAATCTCAGCAGTAAATGCCTTGACTTTGAGCCCAGCGCTTTGTGCCTTATTTTTAAAAGGACACGATGAGCATGACACTAGTAAAAAACCAAAATTCCTAAAAAGATTCTTCAACGGATTTAACCGCGGATTCAATGCAACCGTTAAAAAATATGGTAGATCGGTACATTTCTTATATCGAAACAAATGGATTACCGTGGTGATTTTATTGTTATCCATCGTGGGTATTTGGTGGTCATCTTCCGTTGTAAAAACTGGATTTGTACCTGATGAAGATCGTGGAATCGTTTTCCTTAATGTTGAATTGCCACCTGGTTCTTCAATTGACAGAACTCACGCGGTTAACATGGAACTATATAACAAAATTGAACAAATCCCTGGAGTTAAGGGAGGTTCTGTAATTGAAGGAAGAAGTTTCTTGGGTGGATCGGGAAGTAACTATGGTTTAGGATTTGTTAGATTAGAAGATTGGGACGAGCGAGGAGCAGATTCTATGTCGCTAGAAAGTATCACCGCCAAAATGTTCGGGGTTGCCGCAACCATTCCAGAAGCAAACATCGTGTTCTTCGCGCCACCAAGTATTCCAGGTTTTGGCCGTTCGACGGGAGTTGAGGTGAATTTGTTAGATAAGTCTGGTGGAAGTTTTACAGATTTGGATCAGGTTAATCAGGATTTTATAGCAAAACTCTCAGAAAGACCAGAGATACAATATGCTCAATCCTCCTTCAATACTAAATATCCGCAATATGAATTGGAACTAAATGTTCCTCGAGCAAAAGAATTAGGTGTTTCAATCAGTAGTATATTCTCTACGCTTCAAGGTTACATAGGTAGTGTTTTTGCCGCCGATTTCTCTCGATTTGGTAAGCAATATCGGGTTTATGTACAAGCACTTCCCGAAGATCGGGCAGACGTAGATAATCTCGACGCTTTATACGTTAGAACCGATAGCGGACAAATGACTCCGATTACAGAATTCATAACTCTTAAACGAGTTTATGGGCCCCAATCAGTAACCCGATTTAATTTGTTTAATTCTACAACGGTTACTGCCGCAATGAATCCAGGATTTAGTACTGGTGATGGTATTAAAGCAATTGAAGATGTTACAAAATCTTTGCCCGTTAATTATACCACAGCCTACTCTGGATTAACTAGGGAAGAAGTTAACGCTGGTAACCAAACTACCACGATATTCTTGTTGTCTTTGGTATTCGTTTACTTTTTGTTGGCCGCCCAATATGAAAGTTATTTATTGCCACTTTCGGTTATTCTCTCTCTTCCATTGGGAGTTTATGGCGCCTACATCACCACACAGCTTACTGGCTTACAGAATAATATATATTTCCAGATTGCCTTGATTATGCTACTTGGACTATTAGCAAAAAATGCCATCTTGATTGTAGAATTTGCGATACAAAGGCGAAGGAGGGGCGAATCTATATTAGATGCCGCAATCAACGGAGCAGAAGCCCGTTTAAGACCAATTTTAATGACGTCGTTTGCATTTATCTTTGGATTAACTCCTTTGGTATTCGCAAATGGTGTTGGAGCCGCAGGTAACCGTTCTATCGGGACAGGTGCAGTAGGCGGACTTTTAATCGGTACAATCGTGGGAGTTTTTGTTATCCCGATGCTATTTATGCTATTTCAGTGGTTACAAGAAAAGATTTCGGGTAAACCAGCGATTATTGCCGAAACCAACCAAACCGACCGATTATGA
- a CDS encoding membrane fusion protein, multidrug efflux system, giving the protein MKFSTFKYIKLFAIVLAAAFFTSCEDSKDATPQGAQEEALPFEVSIIPQRTVTAYATYPATIEGIINSEVRAKISGYITDVLVDEGEKVKKGQTLFKLETQSLNQDAAAARANVNAAQVEVDKLVPLVEKNIISNVQLETAKAKLQQAKSGYSGIAANIDYGNIKSPVDGFVGSVELRKGSLISPSDQRPLTTVSDISKVYAYFSLNEKDYLDFIQNAEGNDIAEKIEKMPKVQLILANGSLYDQEGKIETINSQVNANTGTITFRAVFDNPSRLLTNGNSGKIKIPKTYTDAVVVPKESTIDRQGSTYVYLVGAENMAVASKISIEAEVDNLYVVSAGLKAGDKIVVTGVSKLRGETKIIPNEVSFDTLAKPIDTVFK; this is encoded by the coding sequence ATGAAATTTTCAACATTTAAATATATAAAGCTTTTTGCCATAGTTTTGGCGGCTGCCTTTTTCACTTCATGTGAAGATTCAAAAGATGCGACTCCACAAGGTGCGCAGGAAGAAGCCCTTCCTTTTGAAGTTTCAATAATCCCTCAAAGGACGGTTACTGCCTATGCAACTTATCCCGCAACGATTGAAGGAATTATTAATAGCGAAGTACGGGCTAAGATTTCTGGCTACATCACAGACGTTTTGGTAGATGAAGGAGAAAAAGTAAAAAAAGGACAGACTCTATTCAAATTAGAAACACAATCCCTTAACCAAGATGCTGCTGCTGCAAGAGCCAACGTAAACGCGGCGCAAGTAGAGGTAGATAAATTAGTTCCTTTAGTAGAAAAGAACATTATTAGTAATGTTCAATTAGAAACCGCAAAAGCCAAACTGCAACAAGCTAAAAGTGGTTACAGCGGTATTGCAGCCAATATAGATTATGGCAATATAAAAAGTCCGGTAGATGGTTTTGTGGGTTCTGTAGAACTTCGTAAGGGATCTTTAATTAGCCCTTCTGATCAAAGACCGTTGACCACAGTTTCTGATATCAGCAAGGTTTACGCTTATTTTTCCTTAAACGAAAAAGACTATTTAGATTTTATTCAAAATGCTGAAGGAAACGATATCGCAGAAAAAATCGAGAAAATGCCAAAGGTGCAACTTATTCTTGCTAACGGAAGTTTATACGATCAAGAAGGTAAGATAGAAACCATCAATTCACAGGTAAATGCTAATACAGGAACTATAACCTTTAGAGCTGTTTTTGATAATCCTTCACGTTTATTGACCAATGGCAATAGCGGTAAAATAAAAATCCCTAAAACCTATACAGATGCTGTGGTTGTTCCTAAAGAAAGCACCATTGACCGTCAGGGGAGTACTTATGTTTATTTAGTTGGTGCAGAGAATATGGCAGTCGCCTCAAAAATCTCTATTGAAGCTGAGGTCGATAATCTTTATGTAGTATCTGCAGGTTTAAAAGCAGGTGACAAAATCGTAGTGACTGGAGTAAGTAAACTACGAGGGGAAACAAAGATTATTCCTAACGAAGTTTCTTTCGACACCCTTGCTAAGCCAATCGATACCGTATTTAAATAA
- a CDS encoding phenylalanyl-tRNA synthetase, alpha subunit, with protein sequence MLDKLKELISEAEEFQAQSQDEIEAFRIKYLGKKGLLNQYFAEFKNVANDQKKEFGQVINKLKQTAEEKVSALKDELDSKTDEPGIYGDLTRPGEPISIGARHPISIVKNRIIDIFSRIGFNVSEGPEIEDDWHNFTALNLPEHHPARDMQDTFFIQTNPDILLRTHTSSVQVRYMESNQPPIRTISPGRVYRNEAISARSHCFFHQVEGLYIDKDVSFADLKQTLQYFTTEMFGKSKIRLRPSYFPFTEPSAEVDVYWGLESETDYRMTKGTGWLEIMGCGMVDPNVLENCGIDSKTYSGFAFGMGIDRIALLLHQISDIRLLSENDIRFLEQFKSVL encoded by the coding sequence ATGTTAGATAAATTAAAGGAACTTATATCCGAAGCTGAAGAATTTCAGGCGCAATCCCAAGATGAGATCGAAGCGTTCAGAATAAAATATCTTGGTAAAAAAGGGCTTCTAAATCAGTACTTTGCTGAATTCAAGAACGTAGCCAATGACCAAAAAAAGGAATTTGGTCAGGTTATCAATAAGTTGAAGCAAACGGCCGAAGAAAAAGTTTCTGCTCTAAAGGATGAATTAGATAGCAAGACCGACGAACCGGGTATTTATGGTGATTTAACTAGACCTGGTGAGCCAATTTCTATTGGGGCGAGACATCCTATTTCTATTGTTAAGAACAGGATTATTGATATTTTCTCTAGAATCGGATTCAATGTAAGTGAAGGTCCAGAAATTGAGGACGACTGGCATAATTTTACGGCGCTCAATCTACCCGAGCATCATCCGGCGCGAGATATGCAGGATACTTTTTTTATTCAAACTAATCCAGATATTTTACTTAGAACCCATACGAGTTCGGTACAAGTGAGGTATATGGAAAGCAATCAACCTCCGATACGAACCATTTCTCCGGGACGCGTTTATAGAAATGAAGCCATTTCTGCCCGTTCCCACTGCTTTTTTCATCAAGTTGAAGGATTATACATCGATAAGGATGTGAGTTTTGCTGACCTTAAACAGACTCTTCAATACTTTACCACCGAAATGTTCGGAAAGTCAAAAATACGTTTAAGGCCTTCCTACTTTCCATTTACTGAGCCAAGCGCAGAAGTAGATGTTTATTGGGGTCTCGAAAGCGAAACCGATTACCGCATGACCAAAGGAACCGGTTGGTTAGAAATAATGGGCTGCGGAATGGTAGACCCTAATGTTTTGGAAAATTGTGGTATCGATTCTAAAACCTATTCTGGTTTTGCCTTCGGGATGGGAATCGACCGTATCGCATTATTACTTCATCAAATAAGCGATATTAGACTTCTAAGTGAAAATGATATTCGTTTCTTAGAACAATTCAAGAGTGTCCTTTAA
- a CDS encoding membrane protein required for colicin V production: MNILDIIILIFLLLGIVRGFMRGLFVEVASLVALVAGIYGAIHFSHYASEFLTQHVEWEEKYINVAAFAVTFIIIVLVIALAGRALTKLADFAALGIFNKILGALFGGLKIGLILSIIMMVLDNADRTFGFLDEETKKESALYEPIQSIAPAIFPALVEAADKIEEKLDENLIKEKK, from the coding sequence ATGAATATTCTCGATATAATTATTCTTATTTTTCTTCTTTTAGGCATTGTTCGCGGATTTATGCGCGGTCTTTTTGTAGAAGTCGCTTCCTTGGTAGCGCTTGTTGCAGGTATTTACGGCGCTATTCATTTTAGCCATTATGCATCAGAATTCTTGACCCAGCACGTTGAATGGGAAGAAAAGTACATTAATGTGGCTGCATTTGCAGTCACCTTTATCATAATCGTTCTCGTTATCGCCCTTGCCGGTAGAGCCTTGACTAAATTGGCTGATTTTGCCGCCCTTGGTATTTTCAATAAAATATTGGGAGCACTTTTCGGAGGATTAAAAATTGGTCTTATTCTAAGCATCATCATGATGGTGTTAGATAATGCCGATAGGACTTTCGGGTTTTTAGATGAAGAGACCAAAAAGGAATCTGCGCTTTATGAACCGATACAATCTATAGCACCCGCAATTTTCCCTGCTCTGGTAGAAGCTGCAGATAAGATTGAAGAAAAACTAGATGAAAATCTTATAAAGGAGAAGAAATAA
- a CDS encoding sulfate permease, SulP family, whose product MKNFFLHLKGDAFGGITAGIVALPLALAFGVSSGLGPTAGLYGAVFISFFAALFGGTNTQISGPTAPMTAVSMVVIAGIVALNDGDLEKALPAILTVFLLAGLFQIALGFLGFGKYIKYIPYPVVSGFMTAIGVIILVTQILPALGYYAKEDQQFVERFKPQAEEIILENILKEEAGEGILVLEDFKETVARAEVITQDDIAKESKTLASNEASGVIGAIKVLPRALQNIDWLELILALSTIFIIYGFKRITTTIPSALVALVVVSCAAYFLGFSYRPIEEIPSGLPIPNLGIITDFELSKITPYIFTALSLSLLGAIDSLLTSVVADNMTKTKHQPNKELIGQGIGNSVAAIFGGIPGAGATIRTVVNIKAGGKTRLSGMIAGILLFAILMIPGLPQLASQIPAAVLAGILITVGIGVMDYKGLKAIPSLPRDMKIGPVKISSEVVVMLIVLLLSTFWNLVYAVGIGLVIASLMFMKKIGDLTGSRSDVKSLKEEAWTDEIGFPENLKEEVFIKHIKGPLFFGSTSEFQQLANQIPKTATAVIIRMGRMQYMDQSGLYAVEDVLIDLRKAGIKVLLVGIPNQPRYMLERIDIIPDLIPKEHIFKNFNEALVWVKDNIKDRY is encoded by the coding sequence ATGAAAAATTTTTTCTTACATTTAAAAGGTGATGCATTCGGAGGAATAACGGCAGGTATTGTCGCTCTACCTCTCGCACTTGCCTTTGGTGTCTCCTCTGGATTAGGACCAACCGCTGGTCTATACGGTGCCGTCTTTATCAGTTTCTTTGCCGCTCTTTTTGGTGGTACAAACACCCAGATTTCTGGACCTACCGCGCCAATGACTGCCGTGAGTATGGTGGTAATTGCGGGGATAGTGGCCTTAAATGATGGAGATCTAGAAAAAGCCTTGCCGGCGATTTTAACCGTTTTCTTGTTGGCGGGATTATTTCAGATTGCATTAGGATTTCTCGGCTTTGGGAAATATATAAAATACATTCCCTATCCCGTGGTTTCAGGATTTATGACCGCCATCGGAGTTATAATCCTGGTTACACAAATTTTACCAGCATTAGGTTATTATGCTAAAGAAGACCAACAATTTGTAGAACGGTTTAAACCCCAAGCTGAAGAGATTATCCTAGAAAATATCTTGAAAGAAGAAGCAGGGGAAGGAATCTTGGTGTTAGAGGATTTTAAGGAGACGGTTGCTAGAGCAGAAGTTATAACCCAGGACGATATTGCCAAGGAATCCAAAACACTTGCATCTAACGAAGCATCTGGCGTCATAGGTGCGATTAAGGTTTTACCAAGGGCTTTGCAGAATATTGACTGGTTAGAACTCATTTTAGCGCTTTCCACCATTTTTATAATCTATGGATTTAAGCGGATTACTACCACCATACCAAGTGCGCTGGTGGCGTTGGTTGTGGTCTCATGTGCTGCTTATTTCTTAGGATTTAGCTACAGGCCAATTGAAGAAATTCCATCTGGCTTGCCAATCCCGAATTTAGGTATCATAACAGACTTTGAGTTGTCCAAGATTACACCCTATATTTTTACCGCACTTTCTCTAAGTCTACTTGGGGCAATCGATTCGCTGCTTACTAGTGTGGTTGCCGATAATATGACCAAAACCAAGCATCAGCCAAATAAAGAACTTATTGGGCAAGGAATAGGAAACAGCGTCGCAGCAATTTTTGGCGGGATTCCAGGTGCTGGTGCAACAATAAGAACGGTTGTAAACATAAAAGCTGGTGGAAAAACAAGATTGTCGGGTATGATTGCCGGGATCCTTTTGTTTGCAATCCTAATGATTCCAGGTCTTCCGCAGTTGGCTTCTCAGATTCCTGCTGCTGTTTTGGCTGGGATTTTAATTACGGTAGGTATTGGAGTAATGGATTATAAAGGATTAAAGGCCATCCCTAGTTTACCTCGTGACATGAAGATTGGTCCTGTTAAAATCAGTTCTGAAGTTGTGGTAATGCTAATTGTTTTACTTCTTTCCACCTTTTGGAATCTAGTTTATGCAGTAGGAATTGGTTTAGTAATCGCTTCCCTAATGTTTATGAAGAAAATTGGTGACCTAACTGGAAGCAGATCAGATGTAAAATCTTTGAAGGAAGAAGCTTGGACCGACGAGATAGGATTTCCTGAAAACTTGAAAGAAGAGGTTTTCATCAAGCATATTAAAGGTCCTTTGTTTTTTGGTTCTACCAGCGAATTTCAGCAGCTGGCCAATCAAATCCCTAAGACTGCAACCGCAGTTATTATAAGAATGGGAAGGATGCAATATATGGACCAATCTGGTCTATATGCAGTTGAAGATGTTTTAATAGATTTGAGAAAGGCTGGAATCAAGGTGCTTTTGGTCGGTATACCCAATCAACCACGTTATATGTTGGAGAGAATTGATATTATTCCTGATTTAATTCCGAAAGAACATATTTTCAAGAACTTTAATGAAGCCCTTGTTTGGGTTAAGGATAATATTAAAGATAGATACTAA
- a CDS encoding carbonic anhydrase yields MKAHTKETQETMTPEKSLRYLKEGNERFQNNLKANRNLLEQVNDTSEGQFPFATILSCIDSRVSAELVFDQGLGDIFSIRIAGNFVNEDILGSMEFASKLAGTKLIVVLGHTSCGAIKGACDNAKLGNLTKMLEKIEPAVNAVEQPKEKSLRNSKNLEFVDEVSKKNVELTISKIRANSEVLSEMEKDGKVKIVGAMYDVSSGEVDFYK; encoded by the coding sequence ATGAAAGCACATACAAAAGAAACCCAAGAAACTATGACTCCAGAGAAATCCTTAAGATATTTGAAGGAGGGTAACGAGAGGTTCCAAAATAATTTAAAAGCAAACAGAAACTTATTAGAACAGGTTAATGATACTAGCGAAGGGCAGTTTCCATTTGCTACTATCCTTAGTTGCATCGACTCTAGGGTTTCGGCAGAATTGGTTTTTGATCAAGGGTTGGGAGACATTTTTAGTATTAGGATAGCCGGTAACTTTGTGAACGAGGACATTTTGGGCAGCATGGAATTTGCCTCTAAGTTGGCAGGTACCAAGCTCATTGTTGTTTTAGGCCATACTAGCTGCGGCGCAATAAAGGGAGCTTGTGACAATGCTAAATTAGGAAATCTCACAAAAATGTTGGAAAAAATTGAGCCCGCGGTCAACGCAGTTGAGCAACCTAAAGAAAAAAGTCTAAGAAATTCTAAAAATTTAGAATTCGTTGATGAGGTTAGCAAAAAAAATGTCGAACTTACTATTTCAAAAATCCGCGCCAATAGTGAAGTGCTCTCTGAAATGGAGAAGGATGGGAAAGTAAAAATTGTTGGTGCGATGTACGACGTTAGTTCAGGCGAGGTTGACTTCTATAAATAA
- a CDS encoding SH3 domain-containing protein — protein sequence MKELKQIGFIVFILMITSFGYAQNETYFEEGNDLYNDGKFAEAVEKYEEIISNGEHSADLYYNLGNAHYKLNNIAPSIYYFEKALQLRPNDREITNNIAFARNMTIDAIEPVPEVGFQKMLNNVTKLLSFENWSKLAIFLMFSFVVLFLLYYFSKSTLKKRILFFGSLSLLVFVGLSVLMAFQSYSLFVKDKPAIVFSQEAQVKSEPNLRGTLVFTLHEGTKVQILETVEDWNKIKIADGKTGWITTDNLKMLNPDKS from the coding sequence ATGAAAGAACTTAAACAAATAGGGTTCATCGTTTTCATTTTAATGATTACCTCATTTGGCTATGCTCAAAATGAGACGTATTTTGAAGAAGGCAATGACCTTTATAATGATGGAAAATTTGCTGAAGCTGTAGAAAAATATGAGGAAATAATTTCTAACGGCGAACATTCTGCGGACCTTTATTATAATCTTGGGAACGCTCACTATAAACTGAATAATATTGCCCCGAGTATATATTATTTTGAAAAGGCATTGCAGTTAAGGCCAAACGATAGAGAAATAACCAACAATATCGCCTTTGCTAGAAACATGACGATTGATGCCATTGAGCCGGTTCCAGAAGTTGGTTTTCAGAAGATGTTGAACAATGTTACAAAGCTCCTATCATTCGAGAATTGGTCTAAACTTGCCATCTTTCTAATGTTTAGTTTTGTAGTGCTTTTTTTATTATACTACTTTTCTAAATCCACCTTAAAGAAAAGAATTCTCTTTTTTGGGAGTTTATCGCTGTTAGTATTTGTGGGATTGTCAGTCTTGATGGCTTTTCAGAGTTATTCATTATTTGTAAAAGATAAACCCGCCATAGTATTTTCTCAGGAAGCCCAGGTAAAGAGTGAACCAAATTTAAGAGGAACTCTTGTATTTACCTTACATGAAGGCACCAAGGTCCAAATTTTAGAAACCGTAGAAGACTGGAACAAAATTAAGATTGCCGACGGTAAAACGGGATGGATAACCACCGATAATCTTAAAATGTTAAACCCAGATAAGAGTTAA